The following proteins are co-located in the Legionella busanensis genome:
- a CDS encoding cysteine desulfurase: MNSAILNTSFDVNTIRKDFPILQQKVNDCPLIYFDNAATTQKPKAVIEAISNYYSQDNANVHRGVHALSARATHQFERVRNKVQRFINAQSVNECVFVRGTTEAINLVAQSFVAPRIKPDEEILITHMEHHSNIVPWQMVCKKTGAKLQVAPISYSGEVLLDEFEKKLNENTKFVAITYASNALGTVNPIKQMIKMAHAYGAVVLIDGAQATAHYPIDVQDLGCDFYAFSGHKMYGPTGIGVLWGKTHLLEDMSPYQGGGEMINFVTFDATEYAPIPYKFEAGTPNIAGVMGLGATLDYLATLDMEAVSAYEDYLLKYATDALLAVKGYNIIGTAKDKVPIISFVHGKIHAHDIGTILDSEGIAIRGGHHCAMPVMDFFDVAATTRISLAFYNTTAEIDYCMKVLQKVKEVFA; encoded by the coding sequence ATGAATTCAGCAATTTTAAATACTAGCTTCGATGTTAATACCATTCGCAAAGATTTTCCTATTTTGCAGCAAAAAGTGAATGATTGTCCGTTAATATATTTCGATAATGCGGCAACAACACAAAAGCCAAAAGCAGTTATTGAAGCAATAAGTAACTATTATTCACAGGATAATGCTAATGTGCATCGGGGCGTGCATGCGTTAAGCGCACGAGCAACACATCAATTTGAGCGGGTGAGAAATAAAGTACAGCGATTTATCAATGCTCAATCAGTCAATGAATGTGTTTTTGTACGTGGTACTACAGAGGCAATTAATTTAGTTGCACAAAGTTTTGTGGCGCCTCGTATTAAGCCAGATGAAGAGATCCTTATAACCCATATGGAGCATCATTCTAATATAGTTCCTTGGCAGATGGTTTGTAAAAAGACAGGTGCAAAATTACAAGTAGCTCCAATTTCTTATTCAGGTGAAGTATTACTTGATGAGTTTGAAAAAAAACTAAATGAAAATACCAAGTTCGTAGCTATTACCTATGCATCAAATGCTTTAGGTACGGTAAATCCTATTAAACAAATGATTAAAATGGCACATGCTTATGGTGCCGTTGTTTTAATAGATGGTGCGCAGGCAACTGCACATTATCCTATTGATGTACAGGATTTAGGTTGCGATTTTTATGCATTTTCTGGTCATAAAATGTATGGCCCAACGGGCATTGGTGTGTTATGGGGTAAAACACATTTATTAGAAGATATGTCACCTTATCAAGGTGGTGGCGAGATGATTAATTTCGTTACTTTTGATGCGACTGAATATGCGCCTATTCCTTATAAATTTGAAGCTGGTACGCCGAATATTGCTGGCGTTATGGGGTTAGGGGCGACTTTAGATTATTTGGCAACATTAGATATGGAAGCGGTTTCTGCTTATGAAGATTATTTATTAAAATATGCAACGGATGCGTTACTTGCCGTAAAAGGGTATAACATTATTGGTACAGCGAAAGACAAAGTGCCTATTATTTCTTTTGTACATGGTAAAATACATGCTCATGATATTGGAACTATCCTAGATAGTGAAGGTATTGCTATTCGTGGTGGCCATCATTGCGCAATGCCAGTGATGGATTTTTTTGATGTGGCAGCAACAACTAGGATTTCATTAGCATTTTACAATACGACTGCTGAAATAGATTATTGTATGAAAGTCTTACAAAAAGTAAAAGAGGTGTTTGCATGA
- a CDS encoding HlyD family efflux transporter periplasmic adaptor subunit: protein MLKHLNSSLKANTPKQLNQKKALFIFTFSLIFISLIYFFYWLFYGRYFEVTDNAYVAGNIIPISTQVTGNVTKLNAEDTQFVPEGQSLIELDPTDSLVNLEQAKANLALALRQTQQYFINNSQLQAVVQSRQSDLQKTKIDLQRRQTAIRRGAISQEELTHAQDNFNVANAALLQSQAQWEANIALTHKTNIINHPHVKQAMAALRKAYLDYIRNTIRAPLSGYVARRAVQIGQRVTPGQVLLAIVPLNQIWVDANFKEKQLSKIQVGQSVVLTADIYGSKIKYNGYISGFSAGTGSAFALLPPQNATGNWIKVVQRLPVRILVDEKELKAHPLRIGLSMKVTVDTYRQPKKINMLTRHSLYKTTIFNNLMVQADHIINEIVQENVLKTTDLKVAGKEPFINIKAINNHAKF, encoded by the coding sequence ATGTTGAAGCACTTAAACTCTTCTTTAAAAGCTAATACGCCCAAACAATTAAATCAGAAAAAAGCCCTATTTATTTTTACTTTCAGTCTAATATTTATTAGTTTAATTTATTTTTTTTATTGGTTATTTTACGGACGTTACTTTGAAGTAACTGATAACGCTTATGTAGCTGGCAATATTATTCCTATTTCTACTCAAGTTACAGGTAATGTAACTAAGTTAAATGCAGAGGATACCCAATTTGTTCCAGAAGGACAAAGTTTGATTGAATTAGATCCAACCGATAGTTTAGTAAATCTTGAGCAAGCTAAAGCTAATTTAGCGCTCGCTTTAAGACAAACTCAACAATATTTTATTAATAACAGTCAATTACAAGCAGTTGTTCAATCCAGACAATCAGATTTACAAAAAACTAAAATTGATTTACAACGACGGCAAACAGCAATTCGCCGCGGGGCAATTTCACAAGAAGAACTTACCCATGCTCAAGATAATTTCAATGTAGCCAATGCAGCCCTTTTACAATCGCAAGCTCAATGGGAAGCTAATATTGCGCTTACACACAAAACCAATATTATTAATCATCCTCATGTTAAACAAGCCATGGCTGCGCTAAGAAAAGCGTACCTTGATTATATCCGCAATACTATTCGCGCGCCTTTATCGGGTTATGTTGCGAGGAGGGCGGTACAGATAGGGCAGCGGGTTACACCAGGGCAAGTATTATTAGCCATCGTTCCCTTAAATCAAATCTGGGTTGACGCTAATTTTAAAGAAAAGCAATTAAGTAAAATTCAAGTTGGCCAATCTGTCGTCTTAACTGCTGATATCTATGGATCAAAAATAAAATATAATGGCTATATTAGCGGTTTTTCAGCAGGGACAGGTAGTGCTTTTGCTTTGCTACCACCACAAAATGCGACGGGTAATTGGATTAAAGTGGTACAACGCTTACCTGTTCGTATCCTTGTTGATGAAAAAGAATTAAAAGCGCATCCTTTGCGTATAGGTTTATCAATGAAAGTAACTGTTGATACCTATCGACAACCTAAAAAAATAAACATGTTAACTCGGCATTCTCTCTATAAAACGACTATTTTTAATAATTTAATGGTGCAAGCAGACCATATTATTAATGAAATTGTCCAAGAAAATGTTCTGAAGACGACTGATTTAAAGGTTGCAGGTAAAGAGCCATTTATTAATATTAAAGCTATAAATAACCATGCAAAATTCTAA
- a CDS encoding SUF system Fe-S cluster assembly protein — translation MFGLKKKLSEDTLKEHVIAALKTVYDPEIPVNIYDLGLIYDINVDEKHHVHIQMTLTSPGCPVAQTFPGTVEQAVNQVEGVTDCTVELVWEPMWTQDRMSEVAKLELGIFY, via the coding sequence ATGTTTGGCTTAAAAAAGAAGCTTAGTGAAGATACATTAAAAGAGCATGTGATTGCTGCCCTAAAAACCGTCTATGACCCAGAAATACCAGTTAATATTTATGATTTAGGTTTAATTTACGATATAAATGTTGATGAAAAACATCACGTTCATATTCAAATGACTTTAACAAGCCCAGGCTGTCCTGTTGCCCAGACTTTTCCAGGCACAGTAGAGCAAGCTGTTAATCAAGTTGAAGGGGTTACTGATTGTACAGTAGAGTTAGTTTGGGAACCTATGTGGACGCAAGATCGCATGTCAGAAGTTGCAAAACTTGAATTAGGAATTTTTTATTAA
- the sufU gene encoding Fe-S cluster assembly sulfur transfer protein SufU — translation MSMELRELYQEIIIDHNRNPRNHYKMEGATAQANGYNPLCGDKLTVYLQVEDNIVKNLSFVGCGCAISQASASLMTEALKGKPVEEAKGIFEGFHHMLTSDEERQWVTSDKLSVLAGVKAFPARVKCATLAWHTFNAAMNNNQDPVSTE, via the coding sequence ATGAGCATGGAATTACGTGAGTTATATCAGGAAATTATCATTGATCACAATCGTAATCCGCGCAACCATTACAAGATGGAAGGAGCGACTGCTCAAGCGAATGGTTATAATCCTTTATGTGGCGATAAATTAACAGTTTACTTGCAGGTAGAGGATAATATTGTTAAAAATTTAAGTTTTGTAGGCTGTGGTTGTGCTATTTCACAAGCTTCTGCGTCTTTAATGACAGAAGCATTGAAAGGAAAGCCTGTTGAGGAAGCAAAAGGTATTTTTGAGGGATTTCATCACATGTTAACAAGTGACGAAGAAAGACAATGGGTAACCAGTGATAAGTTATCGGTGTTAGCAGGAGTTAAAGCATTTCCAGCTCGAGTTAAATGTGCAACACTTGCTTGGCATACCTTTAATGCAGCCATGAATAATAACCAAGATCCAGTTAGTACGGAGTAG
- a CDS encoding DHA2 family efflux MFS transporter permease subunit, giving the protein MQNSNTASYPPLEGGQLVIATIAVALATFMIVLDSSIANVAIPTIAGSLGVSIDEGTWVITLFAAANAVSIPLTGWLTQRLGQVKLFITAIALFVFASFCCGIATNLTMLLTARILQGLAAGPLIPLSQAILLSSYPKEKSSIALALWGMTATVGPIAGPALGGWITDSYSWSWIFYINLPIGFFAGIVTWIMYRRRETPTLQLPVDKIGLFLLILWVGAFQIMLDKGKDLDWFNSTIIIILTLITLVSFGYFLIWELTVQNPIVDLRLFKRRNFAGGTIAISVAYGVFFGTFVLLPQWIQQDLGYPSLHAGLVMAPLGIFAVILSPLIGKILPKTDARIIVTLAFVLFGVVFYMRSMYVSAIDISHLIWPTLLQGIPTVMFFIPLTTIILSGLSPDKVPAAAGLSNFVRIFAGAIGTSITNTLWSHRAIVHHADLTEQASSYTFIFTDFLARLSDLAGLNQEQQYAVFNYMVNNQSNMLGLNDIFRVSAFIFIALIPLVWITKPTRAKLDNLSSTAH; this is encoded by the coding sequence ATGCAAAATTCTAATACGGCTAGTTATCCACCTTTAGAAGGTGGTCAGTTAGTTATAGCAACGATTGCTGTGGCTTTAGCGACTTTTATGATTGTACTTGATTCGTCAATTGCAAATGTCGCGATTCCAACTATTGCTGGATCTTTAGGAGTTTCCATCGATGAAGGAACTTGGGTTATAACGCTTTTCGCAGCTGCAAATGCTGTTTCAATACCTTTAACCGGCTGGCTTACCCAGCGTTTAGGCCAAGTTAAATTATTTATTACAGCCATTGCACTTTTTGTTTTTGCCTCATTTTGCTGTGGTATTGCAACTAATCTTACTATGTTATTAACAGCCCGTATTTTACAAGGTTTGGCAGCGGGTCCTCTCATTCCTCTTTCACAAGCTATTCTCTTAAGCTCTTATCCTAAAGAAAAAAGTTCGATTGCGTTAGCACTATGGGGCATGACTGCAACGGTAGGACCTATTGCTGGGCCTGCGTTAGGCGGCTGGATAACTGATAGTTATAGTTGGTCATGGATTTTTTATATTAATTTACCTATTGGGTTTTTCGCGGGTATTGTGACCTGGATTATGTATCGCCGGCGAGAAACGCCAACTTTGCAATTACCTGTCGATAAAATAGGCCTATTTTTGCTTATTCTTTGGGTTGGCGCTTTTCAAATTATGTTAGATAAAGGCAAAGACTTAGACTGGTTTAATTCTACTATTATTATCATTTTGACATTAATAACTCTCGTTAGTTTTGGTTATTTTTTAATTTGGGAATTAACGGTTCAAAATCCTATTGTTGATTTACGTTTGTTTAAACGGCGTAATTTTGCTGGCGGAACAATTGCTATCTCAGTTGCTTATGGTGTTTTCTTTGGTACTTTTGTTTTATTGCCTCAATGGATACAGCAAGATTTAGGTTACCCATCTTTGCATGCAGGGTTAGTTATGGCGCCTTTAGGTATTTTTGCTGTTATTTTATCACCTTTGATCGGTAAAATTTTACCAAAAACAGATGCGCGTATTATTGTGACCTTGGCTTTTGTCCTGTTTGGTGTTGTTTTTTATATGCGTTCAATGTATGTATCAGCTATCGATATTAGCCATTTGATATGGCCTACGCTATTACAGGGTATTCCAACAGTTATGTTTTTTATTCCTTTAACGACGATTATACTTTCAGGCCTTAGTCCTGATAAAGTACCTGCAGCAGCAGGGTTGTCTAATTTTGTCCGTATTTTTGCAGGTGCCATTGGTACATCAATTACCAACACGCTTTGGAGTCATCGCGCTATTGTTCATCATGCCGATCTTACCGAACAAGCCTCATCTTATACCTTTATCTTTACTGATTTTTTAGCCAGATTAAGCGATCTTGCTGGCCTTAATCAAGAACAACAGTATGCTGTTTTCAACTATATGGTAAATAATCAATCTAATATGCTTGGGCTTAATGATATATTTAGAGTATCTGCCTTTATCTTTATTGCTTTAATTCCTTTGGTTTGGATTACTAAACCTACCCGGGCTAAGCTTGACAATCTAAGTTCTACCGCGCATTAA
- a CDS encoding PD-(D/E)XK nuclease family protein: MEQRATVFNLMQQGATIITPNQRLAQTLLADFYHSYPQFRHTKPLCFSYSDFLLALFKKYCSAQPSTTNPLLLNSQQLRHLLKQIISQDILNQTLIDEVQNAWIYCQRWQLDVEHPYFTHTLQTQKFQHWIQQLQIALSKMAAITEDQLIPFLLQHQVKIKVDSLAWYCFDYYTPQQKIFQDYLVAQGCQLHHLDLPPKEAIPFFYMANDDHDEYYQLICWLKEQLAQDGIKIGIIVPDLEIQIQPLKRFLYQHFPPATFNISLGQTLNTYELVAHALCWLNLNGKTLTNHQARLLLYSPYLSGSYSELFRRSQIMQESRFLQEEIFDQAAWVNELQITAPGLTKLLQSLLSYPHLATPQEWINLFIKRLSLLGFPGEYALDSDNYQCYQRFLALFEEFKQLSLLTEKMTISEALISLETLAAATIFQPERKPAPVQIHNVLDANGATFDALWIMRLTDENIPSKIKLSAFIPIKLQQEKEIPLINSTFQLELAQKMFDRLKQSSTQCVLSYSRLSKDKANLPSPLVANVKVNYHPKQKNSPKTVWEIYQEEYQIALLKEETVTGGTALLANQAKCPFRAFAAHRLHAKKAPETSNGPNAIERGQIIHRVLELIWEKLKNQQQLLTLPHDELTTLIEQSIEKALAPYKELRQYSFPPLIQEIELARIKLLVACCLEWEKQRPPFEVEALEHAFTVELAGIDFNLRIDRLDKLSDGKKCVIDYKTNIPNYLPWREDRPREPQLLLYALLDEAINTLLFTGLKEGEVIVKGLSEDRWSIEGLACIDEGETWSSRLDSWRAQLHQLIQEYTEGQCSPNPIHPAICQQCDYQSLCRFGVVVD; this comes from the coding sequence ATGGAACAGCGGGCCACCGTTTTTAATCTCATGCAGCAAGGCGCAACAATTATTACGCCTAATCAACGCTTAGCTCAAACGCTACTTGCTGACTTTTATCATTCTTACCCCCAGTTTAGACACACTAAGCCTTTGTGCTTTTCCTATTCTGATTTTTTATTAGCGCTTTTTAAAAAATATTGTTCTGCTCAACCTTCTACTACAAATCCACTTCTCCTTAACTCTCAACAATTACGTCATCTACTAAAACAAATTATTAGTCAGGATATTTTAAATCAAACACTCATTGATGAAGTACAGAATGCATGGATTTATTGTCAACGTTGGCAGCTTGATGTTGAGCATCCTTATTTTACTCACACATTACAGACACAAAAATTTCAGCACTGGATACAACAACTACAAATTGCGCTATCTAAGATGGCTGCAATTACAGAAGATCAGTTAATACCCTTCTTGTTACAGCACCAAGTTAAGATAAAAGTAGATAGCCTTGCTTGGTATTGTTTTGATTATTACACACCACAGCAAAAAATTTTCCAAGATTATTTAGTAGCTCAAGGCTGCCAACTTCATCATCTAGATTTACCACCTAAAGAAGCAATTCCTTTCTTTTATATGGCAAACGACGATCATGATGAATATTACCAGCTTATTTGTTGGCTTAAAGAACAATTAGCTCAGGATGGTATTAAAATTGGAATTATTGTTCCTGATCTAGAAATACAAATTCAACCCCTAAAAAGATTTCTTTACCAGCACTTTCCTCCTGCAACCTTTAACATTTCATTAGGACAAACATTAAACACTTATGAGCTAGTGGCACATGCACTTTGTTGGTTAAATTTAAATGGCAAAACATTAACAAATCATCAAGCGCGCTTATTACTTTACTCACCTTACCTTAGTGGCTCCTACTCCGAATTATTTCGTCGCAGCCAAATCATGCAAGAATCGCGCTTTTTGCAAGAAGAAATTTTTGATCAAGCCGCTTGGGTTAATGAATTACAAATAACAGCCCCGGGTCTTACCAAGCTATTACAATCACTGCTAAGCTACCCTCATTTGGCTACACCGCAAGAATGGATTAATTTATTTATCAAACGATTATCTTTATTAGGTTTTCCCGGTGAATATGCGCTAGATTCTGATAATTACCAATGTTATCAACGTTTTTTAGCACTTTTTGAAGAGTTTAAGCAATTAAGTTTATTAACAGAAAAAATGACCATTTCTGAGGCCCTTATTTCTTTAGAAACCTTAGCCGCTGCAACTATTTTTCAGCCCGAAAGAAAACCTGCGCCTGTTCAAATTCATAATGTTTTGGATGCTAATGGCGCTACATTTGATGCCCTGTGGATTATGCGTCTTACTGATGAAAATATACCCTCTAAAATTAAATTGTCTGCCTTCATTCCTATAAAATTACAGCAAGAAAAAGAGATTCCTCTTATAAATTCGACCTTTCAGTTAGAATTAGCTCAAAAAATGTTTGACCGTTTAAAACAGAGTAGTACTCAATGTGTATTGAGTTATTCCCGCTTATCAAAAGATAAAGCAAATCTACCAAGTCCTCTAGTTGCTAATGTTAAAGTTAATTATCATCCTAAACAAAAAAATTCGCCAAAGACTGTTTGGGAAATTTATCAAGAAGAATATCAAATAGCTTTGCTAAAAGAAGAGACGGTAACAGGAGGCACTGCTTTATTAGCTAACCAAGCCAAGTGTCCTTTTCGGGCTTTTGCTGCTCATCGTTTACATGCTAAAAAAGCGCCGGAGACTTCTAATGGACCTAATGCTATTGAACGCGGGCAAATTATTCATCGTGTATTAGAACTCATTTGGGAGAAACTTAAGAATCAACAACAATTATTAACTTTACCACATGATGAATTAACTACTTTAATTGAACAATCAATTGAGAAAGCACTCGCACCTTATAAAGAATTACGTCAATATTCTTTTCCGCCTTTGATTCAAGAAATTGAGTTAGCAAGAATTAAACTTTTAGTAGCTTGTTGTCTTGAGTGGGAAAAACAACGTCCACCTTTTGAAGTTGAAGCACTTGAACATGCCTTTACCGTGGAACTAGCTGGTATTGATTTCAATTTGCGCATTGACAGACTAGATAAGCTTTCCGATGGTAAAAAATGTGTAATTGATTATAAAACTAATATACCTAATTATTTACCTTGGCGCGAGGACCGCCCACGTGAACCTCAATTATTACTTTATGCCTTACTTGATGAAGCAATAAATACGTTACTTTTTACCGGTCTTAAAGAGGGCGAAGTTATAGTTAAAGGCTTAAGTGAAGACCGCTGGTCAATTGAAGGCCTTGCCTGTATTGATGAAGGCGAGACTTGGTCATCACGCTTAGACTCATGGCGTGCCCAACTTCATCAATTAATTCAAGAGTATACTGAAGGCCAATGTTCTCCTAATCCTATTCACCCCGCCATCTGTCAACAATGTGATTACCAAAGCCTTTGCCGATTTGGTGTAGTTGTTGATTAA
- a CDS encoding PilT/PilU family type 4a pilus ATPase, giving the protein MDITPFFKLMVDKSASDLFFSVGVPPYIKIQGAATPVGQTPLKSMQMAEIAASVMNDSQRKEFEATLELNMAISIANVGRFRVNVFRQRGEIAMVVRYIKGEIPPMEELQLPPILKQLIMELRGLILVVGSTGSGKSTTLASMIDYRNENQRGHILTIEDPIEYLYKHKKCIVDQREVGIDTLSYENALKNAMREAPDVILIGEILERDIMKHAISYAQTGHLCLSTLHSNNAYQALERIVNFFPSEARPQLLQDLGQNLRAIISQRLIPGIEKSRVPAVEILINSPYVADLIEKGKIDEIKEAMVKSRDSGMQTFDQALFDLYKAGKITKENAIRFADSKNNVGLQIRLTEEKSFDENQDNLSIEEDSE; this is encoded by the coding sequence GTGGATATTACGCCTTTCTTTAAACTCATGGTTGATAAAAGCGCCTCAGATCTATTTTTTAGTGTCGGAGTACCACCCTATATTAAGATCCAGGGTGCAGCTACCCCGGTCGGTCAAACGCCATTAAAATCAATGCAAATGGCTGAGATTGCTGCTTCTGTAATGAATGATAGTCAACGTAAAGAGTTTGAGGCCACACTTGAGCTTAATATGGCTATCTCGATAGCAAATGTTGGCCGTTTTCGGGTTAATGTGTTTAGGCAGCGTGGCGAAATTGCTATGGTGGTCCGTTATATAAAAGGTGAGATACCACCTATGGAAGAGCTACAATTACCGCCTATATTAAAACAATTAATTATGGAATTACGCGGTTTAATCCTTGTGGTAGGTTCAACTGGGTCTGGTAAATCAACTACGTTAGCCTCAATGATTGATTATCGCAATGAAAACCAACGTGGTCATATTTTAACTATCGAAGATCCAATCGAATACTTATATAAGCATAAAAAATGTATTGTTGATCAACGAGAAGTGGGAATTGATACCTTAAGTTATGAAAATGCCCTAAAAAATGCTATGCGGGAAGCGCCTGATGTTATTTTAATTGGTGAGATTTTAGAAAGAGATATTATGAAACATGCGATTTCTTATGCACAAACTGGCCATTTATGCTTATCAACCCTGCATTCAAATAATGCCTATCAAGCGCTTGAAAGAATTGTTAACTTTTTTCCTAGTGAAGCAAGACCGCAGCTATTACAGGATTTAGGGCAGAATTTAAGAGCTATTATTTCTCAACGCTTAATTCCTGGTATAGAAAAAAGTAGGGTACCTGCAGTTGAAATCCTTATAAACTCACCTTATGTAGCGGATTTGATTGAGAAAGGTAAAATAGATGAAATTAAAGAGGCTATGGTTAAAAGCCGTGATTCAGGTATGCAAACCTTCGATCAGGCACTTTTTGATTTATATAAAGCCGGAAAAATAACGAAAGAAAATGCGATACGTTTTGCTGATTCTAAAAATAACGTTGGCTTACAAATTCGTCTAACTGAAGAAAAAAGTTTTGATGAGAATCAGGATAATCTGTCTATTGAGGAAGACAGTGAGTAG
- a CDS encoding EAL domain-containing protein, with translation MTQKVNFSYAYQPIVDVINRVAYSYEALIRGPNNEPPTIIFAQVSRISLPDFDQQAREFAIKLAVQLGLTCNINLNFLPNSLSAGSYIDKTLDALNENNLNPDQLIIEVPESEIIHHQQDFLYSVRQCRSKGIRIAIDDFGAGYSGLNLLLNLQPDLIKLDMQLIRKIDANRSRQAVVKAILEVCRELNIKIIAEGVENLSEYEWLAKEGISLFQGYLLSKPGFQSLPAITFP, from the coding sequence ATGACCCAAAAAGTGAATTTCTCTTATGCTTATCAGCCCATTGTTGATGTAATCAACAGAGTAGCATACTCTTATGAGGCGCTAATTAGAGGACCTAATAATGAACCTCCCACCATTATATTTGCGCAAGTAAGTAGAATCAGCCTGCCAGATTTTGATCAACAAGCCAGAGAATTTGCAATTAAATTGGCGGTACAGTTAGGATTAACTTGTAATATTAACCTTAATTTCTTACCTAATAGTTTATCAGCCGGTAGCTATATTGATAAAACGCTTGATGCTTTAAACGAGAACAACCTAAACCCTGACCAACTTATTATTGAAGTACCTGAATCTGAAATTATTCATCACCAGCAAGATTTTCTCTACAGTGTAAGACAATGTCGTAGCAAAGGAATACGCATTGCAATCGATGACTTTGGCGCAGGTTATTCAGGATTAAATTTACTGCTTAATTTACAACCAGACTTAATTAAACTTGATATGCAATTGATTCGCAAAATTGATGCCAATCGCTCAAGGCAAGCAGTTGTTAAAGCTATTTTAGAGGTCTGCAGAGAACTTAACATAAAAATAATCGCTGAGGGGGTAGAAAACCTTTCAGAGTATGAATGGCTTGCAAAAGAGGGTATTTCTTTATTTCAAGGCTATTTATTGTCTAAACCAGGGTTTCAATCTCTTCCCGCTATTACCTTTCCTTAA
- the epmA gene encoding elongation factor P--(R)-beta-lysine ligase yields MSWQPSATISALRQRAQFIAKIRDFFHKRGYLEVDTPSMARFGITDVYLSNIKATFRGKTYYLQTSPEYHMKRLLAAGSGPIFQLARSFRDDELGRWHNPEFTMLEWYQLNIDHHGLIAEIDELLQLILSCPPLIKKTYQQAFLEVCDLDPLSASIMDLKSCLLNYDLDNVLARDEEDKDQYLFLLMSHVIEPAFTDLNAPVAIYDFPPSQAALAQVNNDVAERFEIYVKGIELANGFHELTDAKIQRERFKSDNALRQAKSLERAEVDEYFLNALEVGLPSCSGVALGVDRLISLALNQTHISSVLAFDFSRA; encoded by the coding sequence ATGTCTTGGCAACCTTCCGCAACAATCTCAGCTTTACGACAACGTGCCCAATTTATTGCTAAAATTCGTGATTTTTTTCATAAACGTGGCTATCTTGAGGTTGACACGCCTTCTATGGCACGCTTTGGCATAACGGATGTTTATTTAAGTAACATTAAAGCAACCTTTCGTGGGAAAACTTATTATCTACAAACTTCTCCCGAATATCACATGAAAAGGCTACTGGCTGCCGGTAGTGGCCCTATTTTTCAATTAGCGCGAAGTTTTCGTGATGATGAATTAGGACGCTGGCATAATCCTGAATTTACCATGCTTGAATGGTATCAATTAAATATTGATCATCATGGTTTAATAGCGGAGATAGATGAGCTTCTTCAACTAATTTTATCTTGCCCTCCTTTAATTAAGAAAACTTACCAGCAAGCTTTTTTAGAAGTTTGTGACTTAGATCCACTATCTGCCTCAATTATGGATTTAAAGTCATGTCTTTTAAATTATGATTTAGATAACGTGTTGGCTAGAGATGAAGAAGATAAGGATCAATATTTATTTCTATTAATGAGTCATGTAATTGAGCCTGCCTTTACTGATTTAAATGCCCCTGTGGCTATTTACGATTTCCCCCCTTCTCAAGCAGCACTTGCGCAAGTAAATAATGATGTTGCTGAGCGTTTTGAAATTTACGTTAAAGGAATTGAGCTTGCTAATGGCTTTCATGAATTAACCGATGCCAAAATACAAAGAGAACGCTTCAAATCAGACAACGCGCTTCGCCAAGCTAAATCTTTAGAAAGGGCAGAAGTAGACGAATATTTTTTAAACGCTTTAGAAGTAGGGCTGCCATCTTGTAGTGGGGTAGCTTTAGGTGTTGATAGACTCATTAGCTTAGCATTAAATCAAACACATATAAGTTCTGTTTTAGCATTTGATTTTTCCCGAGCTTAA